The following are from one region of the Hyalangium gracile genome:
- a CDS encoding AAA family ATPase has product MSRIQQSTDQILRGLRAGLVGQDELARGLLLALLANGHVLLEGVPGLAKTRAVRLLANACNATFKRIQFTPDLLPADIIGTRVYRRDTGEFEVRQGPVFAQIVLADEINRAAPKVQSALLEAMQERQVTLGDQSHPLPQPFLVFATQNPVEQQGTYPLPEAQVDRFLMKLIIRHPSVEDERKIVRMVMDEREVPSSKETIAAGDILELQAETRKKTYVDEHIITYATNLVQATRDPARFELARHKGHIALGASPRASIALVQVARARAVLEGRNSVLPEDIKAVAPDVLRHRVLLTYHAEAEGVTADQIVSDILGIVPVK; this is encoded by the coding sequence ATGAGTCGCATTCAGCAGAGCACGGATCAGATCCTCCGTGGGTTGAGGGCCGGCCTGGTCGGTCAGGACGAGCTGGCGCGAGGGCTGCTGCTGGCTCTCCTGGCCAACGGACACGTGCTCCTGGAGGGCGTGCCGGGCCTGGCCAAGACGCGCGCCGTGCGCCTGCTGGCCAATGCGTGCAACGCCACCTTCAAGCGCATCCAGTTCACGCCGGATCTGCTGCCCGCGGACATCATCGGCACGCGTGTCTACCGCCGCGACACCGGCGAGTTCGAGGTGCGCCAGGGTCCCGTGTTCGCCCAGATCGTCCTCGCCGACGAGATCAACCGCGCCGCGCCCAAGGTGCAGTCCGCGCTCCTGGAGGCCATGCAGGAGCGGCAGGTGACGCTGGGCGATCAGTCCCATCCCCTGCCCCAGCCGTTCCTGGTGTTCGCCACCCAGAACCCCGTGGAGCAGCAGGGCACCTACCCGCTCCCCGAGGCCCAGGTCGACCGCTTCCTGATGAAGCTCATCATCCGCCACCCCTCCGTGGAGGATGAGCGGAAGATCGTCCGGATGGTGATGGACGAGCGGGAGGTCCCCTCGAGCAAGGAGACCATCGCGGCGGGGGACATCCTGGAGCTCCAGGCGGAGACCCGGAAGAAGACCTACGTCGACGAGCACATCATCACCTACGCCACCAACCTGGTGCAGGCGACCCGCGATCCCGCGCGCTTCGAGCTGGCCCGACACAAGGGCCACATCGCGCTGGGCGCCTCGCCCCGCGCCTCCATCGCCCTGGTGCAGGTGGCCCGGGCCCGGGCGGTGCTCGAGGGGCGGAACTCGGTGCTCCCCGAGGACATCAAGGCCGTGGCCCCCGACGTGCTGCGCCACCGCGTGCTGCTCACCTACCACGCCGAGGCGGAAGGGGTGACGGCAGACCAGATCGTCAGCGACATCCTCGGCATCGTCCCGGTGAAGTGA
- a CDS encoding M13 family metallopeptidase — protein sequence MSSSFRRVPRAVFTVSASAWLCACASSAPVEKTAAPPPQVQASASPAASANAPKPTYGTFGVDTAGMDLSVPAGDSFYRYVNGTWIAKTEIPADRSAYGLAVKLAEQASQRTREIIEEAARADAPAGSELRKLGDLFASFMDEAAIEAKGLSPLEPELRRIASIANRKELSAALGETLRTDVDALNIGDVTTARLFGLWVSEDFNEPSRYAAYLFQGGLGLPDRDYYLGDNEKLTDARQKYQQHIANMLRLAGSSDAEGRARRILELEKKIAQVHWNQVDTQDTAKSNNPWPRDQFARRAPGLDWEAWFTAAGLGQQRELIVWQPSAITGIAKLVGSEPLETWKDYLTFHALERAAPYLSKAFVDESFAFQGRVLSGLQQQRERWKRAVDVTGEAMGEAIGKRYVEKYFPPVAKAEAEKMVRDIIAALGQHIDALEWMSPQTKARAKEKLGTLQVGIGHPERWRDYSGLEIIRGDAYGNSWRASRFEYQRNLDKLGKPVDRSEWFMVPQLVNALNSPQQNSIIFPAAILQPPFFDPNADPAVNYGGIGSVIGHEIVHSFDDMGAQFDARGKLANWWTKEDAERFKAAGRALVAQYNAYRPLPDLAVNGELTLGENIADTAGLSIAYDAYKNSLGGKPAPVIDGFTGDQRFFLGYGQVWRNKYREPALRRRLMTDGHAPSDARVSTVRNIDAWYQAFDVKPGQALYLAPEQRVRIW from the coding sequence ATGTCCTCTTCCTTCCGACGTGTCCCCCGTGCCGTGTTCACAGTCAGTGCCTCCGCCTGGCTCTGCGCGTGCGCCTCCTCTGCCCCCGTCGAAAAGACGGCCGCACCGCCGCCGCAGGTCCAGGCCTCCGCCTCGCCCGCCGCCTCGGCCAATGCCCCCAAGCCCACCTACGGCACCTTCGGCGTCGACACCGCCGGGATGGACCTGTCCGTCCCTGCCGGTGACAGCTTCTATCGGTACGTCAACGGCACGTGGATCGCGAAGACCGAGATCCCCGCGGACCGCTCCGCCTACGGCCTGGCCGTGAAGCTCGCGGAGCAGGCGAGCCAGCGCACGCGAGAGATCATCGAGGAAGCCGCCCGAGCCGACGCTCCCGCCGGCAGCGAGCTGCGCAAGCTGGGGGATTTGTTCGCCAGCTTCATGGACGAGGCGGCCATCGAGGCCAAGGGCCTGTCGCCGCTCGAGCCCGAGCTGCGCCGCATCGCCTCCATCGCCAACCGGAAGGAGCTCTCCGCCGCGCTCGGAGAGACGCTGCGCACCGACGTCGATGCGCTCAACATCGGGGACGTCACCACCGCCCGGCTCTTCGGCCTGTGGGTGAGCGAGGACTTCAACGAGCCCTCGCGCTACGCCGCCTACCTGTTCCAGGGCGGGCTGGGCCTGCCGGATCGCGACTACTACCTCGGCGACAACGAGAAGCTCACGGACGCCCGCCAGAAGTACCAGCAGCACATCGCCAACATGCTGCGCCTTGCGGGCAGCTCCGACGCCGAGGGCCGGGCCCGCCGCATCCTCGAGCTGGAGAAGAAGATCGCCCAGGTGCACTGGAACCAGGTGGACACGCAGGACACCGCCAAGAGCAACAACCCGTGGCCTCGGGACCAGTTCGCCAGGCGCGCGCCGGGGCTGGACTGGGAGGCCTGGTTCACCGCCGCGGGGCTCGGGCAGCAGCGCGAGCTCATCGTGTGGCAGCCGAGCGCCATCACGGGCATCGCGAAGCTCGTCGGCAGCGAGCCCCTGGAGACCTGGAAGGACTACCTGACCTTCCACGCCCTCGAGCGCGCCGCGCCCTACCTGTCCAAGGCCTTCGTCGATGAGTCCTTCGCGTTCCAGGGCCGCGTGCTCAGTGGCCTGCAGCAGCAGCGCGAGCGCTGGAAGCGCGCCGTCGACGTCACCGGCGAGGCGATGGGCGAGGCGATCGGCAAGCGCTACGTGGAGAAGTACTTCCCGCCGGTGGCCAAGGCGGAGGCCGAGAAGATGGTGCGCGACATCATCGCGGCCCTGGGCCAGCACATCGACGCGCTCGAGTGGATGAGCCCCCAGACGAAGGCCCGCGCGAAGGAGAAGCTGGGCACGCTCCAGGTCGGCATCGGCCACCCGGAGAGGTGGCGGGACTACTCGGGGCTGGAGATCATCCGCGGTGACGCGTACGGCAACTCCTGGCGCGCGTCTCGCTTCGAGTATCAGCGCAACCTGGACAAGCTGGGCAAGCCGGTGGACCGCTCGGAGTGGTTCATGGTGCCGCAGCTCGTGAACGCGCTGAACTCTCCGCAGCAGAACTCCATCATCTTCCCCGCGGCCATCCTCCAGCCTCCCTTCTTCGATCCGAACGCCGACCCGGCGGTGAACTACGGCGGCATCGGCTCGGTGATCGGGCACGAGATCGTCCACAGCTTCGACGACATGGGCGCGCAGTTCGACGCGCGCGGCAAGCTGGCGAACTGGTGGACGAAGGAGGACGCGGAGAGGTTCAAGGCCGCGGGCCGGGCGCTCGTGGCGCAGTACAACGCCTACCGCCCGCTGCCCGACCTGGCGGTGAATGGCGAGCTGACCCTCGGCGAGAACATCGCCGACACGGCGGGCCTGTCGATCGCCTACGACGCCTACAAGAACTCGTTGGGGGGCAAGCCCGCGCCGGTGATCGACGGCTTCACCGGAGACCAGCGCTTCTTCCTCGGCTACGGGCAGGTCTGGCGCAACAAGTACCGCGAGCCGGCCCTGCGTCGCCGGCTGATGACGGACGGACACGCCCCCAGCGATGCCCGTGTCTCCACCGTGCGCAACATCGATGCCTGGTACCAGGCCTTCGACGTCAAGCCCGGACAGGCGCTCTACCTCGCGCCCGAGCAGCGCGTGCGCATCTGGTGA
- a CDS encoding PadR family transcriptional regulator, with protein MSPAPSTTSDAPLGTFEEQVLLAVVRTGRAPDGSGAYGMAVRRELEEVTGREVAIGAVYATLDRLETKGLVASERGEGSGGSSRRLFVVTPRGARALADSREMRERLWRGVDLVPLLAGAGARRAT; from the coding sequence GTGTCGCCCGCACCCAGCACGACATCTGACGCACCGCTCGGCACCTTCGAGGAGCAGGTGCTGCTCGCCGTGGTGCGCACGGGGCGGGCCCCGGACGGAAGTGGCGCCTACGGCATGGCCGTCCGCCGGGAGCTGGAGGAGGTGACGGGGCGCGAGGTGGCTATCGGCGCGGTGTACGCCACGCTGGACCGGCTCGAGACGAAGGGGCTGGTCGCGTCGGAGCGAGGGGAAGGGAGTGGCGGAAGCTCCCGGCGGCTGTTCGTGGTGACGCCTCGGGGGGCGCGCGCGCTGGCGGACTCGCGGGAGATGCGCGAGCGGCTCTGGCGCGGAGTGGATCTCGTTCCCCTGCTGGCTGGCGCGGGGGCACGCAGGGCGACCTGA
- a CDS encoding DUF58 domain-containing protein produces the protein MAGESGILTRVRALELVAQRNVSSLYSGNYVTTVRGSGMEFNEARHYSEGDPERHIDWNMTARLDEPFVRTYLEEREREVIVAVDVSASMHSGWQERSKLETAMELAATLGLSAIEAGDRLGFLTFHERVVDFSRPLGGRRQLYTFLRALAGQQQAPPPRTRVSDPRAAIHAIQSLRGRRFVVFLISDFIDHDVPDDLRFIGQRHDVSLVHVYDPFEYAGPGPVRLLAMAPEGPTQARSVPPDASGSLEAMQRFLAEAGARHGLLTVSVSTQAPVGRTLSDFFHRKQQWIR, from the coding sequence GTGGCCGGCGAGAGCGGAATCCTGACGCGGGTCCGGGCGCTGGAGCTCGTCGCCCAGCGCAACGTCTCTTCCCTCTACTCCGGGAACTACGTCACGACGGTGCGCGGCTCCGGCATGGAGTTCAACGAGGCCCGCCACTACTCCGAGGGAGATCCCGAGCGCCACATCGACTGGAACATGACCGCGCGGCTCGATGAGCCCTTCGTGCGGACCTATCTGGAGGAGCGCGAGCGCGAGGTCATCGTCGCCGTCGACGTGAGCGCCTCCATGCACTCGGGCTGGCAGGAGCGCAGCAAGCTGGAGACGGCCATGGAGCTGGCCGCCACGCTCGGGCTGTCCGCCATCGAGGCCGGAGATCGCCTGGGCTTTCTCACCTTCCATGAGCGGGTGGTGGACTTCTCACGCCCGCTGGGAGGCCGCCGGCAGCTCTACACGTTCCTGCGCGCCCTGGCCGGCCAGCAGCAGGCCCCGCCGCCCAGGACGCGCGTCTCCGACCCTCGCGCCGCCATCCACGCCATCCAGTCGCTCCGGGGACGCCGCTTCGTGGTGTTCCTCATCTCCGACTTCATCGACCACGACGTGCCGGACGATCTGCGCTTCATCGGCCAGCGGCACGACGTCTCGCTCGTCCACGTCTACGATCCCTTCGAGTACGCGGGGCCGGGCCCCGTGCGGCTCCTGGCCATGGCGCCGGAGGGCCCCACGCAGGCGCGCTCCGTCCCGCCGGACGCTTCGGGCTCGCTGGAGGCGATGCAGCGCTTCCTGGCCGAGGCAGGCGCCCGCCATGGGCTGCTGACGGTCTCCGTGTCGACCCAGGCGCCCGTGGGCCGCACCCTGTCGGACTTCTTCCACCGGAAGCAGCAATGGATTCGATAG
- a CDS encoding ADOP family duplicated permease has protein sequence MIAELTAELVAREAREGRRAARAWLWRQVLGSVPPLVRRTFSRGWTGFEPGSSRLRPGGPRMESLIIDVRYAARRLRSRPTYTLLAILTLALGVGGTAAAFGLVRGMLLTPLPYAAEERLALFWNQGDWSEREFLYLSPDWAGFSSVAAYKQRDLPMRRGTDSTPELVAAVPTTAGLFDVLGVRPMLGRGFEPNEDRPGAAPAAVLSHALFETLGGQPSLLGSTVELDGRTHTVVGVMPKDFWFPDPTVRLWVSEELNEDDGSGNYTIVARRAPGTDGAAMELALKRLASRLGERFQYPAQWDKTRSPALTPLREYLLGPLEAPLLATLAAMGVLLLIACANVAALMLGQVDSRATELAVRMALGADGRRMTQQLLAEALLLGLGAAGLGAVIAAQGFRLLSEALPLGPLAARGSLDWGVFFAALVLALLAALAVALLPARSLRKSNPQRALGNSRTGGIGARGGRTEGALVVGQVALAVLLTAGAALLVRTVANLRAIDPGVDTGGVAVLDVVMEANVTPEARRRLVAELETALAAVPGARAAGATQKLPLRGSGDSWGMAVEDKPDLPRTTTFVRLVTPGYFATVGIQLIEGRLLSSDDREGSERVVVVNQALVAKYFAGESALGRRIATGSGEWARIVGVVENVAEAGLTDGAVPARYMPYAQMTEYSPTRHVLVLRAQPGREAASMLEDARKQVIAVAPSVAVQRSTTIDAVLAQALGPARQVMSVLVLLTALAVVLGAVGVYGVTAHFVRRRQRDLGICIALGLRPSRLVAQVVGRGAALVLLGSVLGTVAALALARLLSSFLYGVSAVDPLSLMGSILALLTVGVIAALVPAWRASRLDPAAVFREV, from the coding sequence GTGATTGCCGAGCTCACGGCCGAGCTCGTGGCTCGTGAGGCCCGAGAGGGTCGCCGGGCCGCGCGCGCGTGGCTGTGGCGGCAGGTGCTCGGCTCGGTGCCGCCGCTGGTGCGGCGGACGTTCTCTCGCGGCTGGACCGGCTTCGAGCCGGGCTCCAGCCGTCTACGGCCTGGAGGGCCCCGGATGGAGAGCCTCATCATCGATGTGCGGTACGCGGCGCGGCGGCTGCGCTCGCGCCCCACCTATACGTTGCTGGCGATCCTCACCCTGGCGCTCGGAGTGGGCGGGACGGCGGCTGCCTTCGGGCTGGTGCGGGGGATGCTGCTGACGCCGCTGCCGTATGCCGCGGAGGAGCGGCTGGCCCTGTTCTGGAATCAGGGAGACTGGTCCGAGCGGGAGTTCCTCTACCTGTCGCCCGACTGGGCCGGCTTCAGCTCCGTGGCGGCCTACAAGCAGCGGGATCTCCCGATGCGGCGCGGCACGGACTCCACGCCGGAGCTGGTGGCGGCGGTGCCCACGACGGCGGGGCTCTTCGACGTGCTCGGGGTGCGCCCCATGCTCGGCCGCGGCTTCGAGCCCAATGAAGATCGCCCGGGGGCGGCTCCGGCGGCGGTGCTCAGCCACGCGCTCTTCGAGACGCTGGGCGGACAGCCGTCGCTGCTGGGCAGCACGGTGGAGCTGGACGGACGCACGCACACCGTGGTGGGCGTGATGCCCAAGGACTTCTGGTTCCCGGACCCGACGGTGCGCCTCTGGGTGTCCGAGGAGCTGAACGAGGACGATGGCTCCGGCAACTACACCATCGTGGCCCGGCGCGCGCCGGGGACGGACGGCGCCGCGATGGAGCTCGCCCTGAAGCGGCTGGCCTCGCGGCTCGGCGAGCGCTTCCAGTACCCGGCGCAGTGGGACAAGACGCGCTCGCCCGCGCTGACGCCCCTGCGCGAGTACCTGCTCGGGCCGCTCGAGGCCCCGCTGCTCGCGACGCTGGCGGCCATGGGGGTGCTGCTGCTGATCGCGTGCGCCAACGTCGCGGCCCTGATGCTCGGGCAGGTGGACAGCCGCGCCACCGAGCTGGCGGTGCGGATGGCGCTCGGGGCCGATGGCCGGCGGATGACGCAGCAGCTGCTCGCGGAGGCGCTCCTGCTGGGACTGGGCGCGGCGGGGCTCGGCGCGGTGATCGCGGCCCAGGGCTTCCGGCTGCTCTCCGAGGCGCTGCCGCTCGGGCCCCTGGCAGCGCGCGGCTCGCTGGACTGGGGCGTGTTCTTCGCGGCGCTCGTGCTGGCGCTGCTGGCGGCGCTCGCGGTGGCGCTGCTGCCGGCCCGCTCGCTGCGCAAGTCCAACCCGCAGCGCGCGCTCGGGAACTCGCGGACGGGTGGCATCGGGGCGCGCGGAGGAAGGACGGAGGGCGCGCTGGTGGTGGGGCAGGTGGCGCTCGCGGTGCTGCTGACGGCGGGGGCCGCGCTGCTGGTGCGCACGGTGGCGAACCTGCGCGCCATCGATCCGGGGGTGGACACCGGCGGGGTGGCCGTCCTGGACGTGGTGATGGAGGCCAACGTCACTCCGGAGGCGCGGCGGCGGCTGGTGGCGGAGCTGGAGACGGCGCTCGCGGCGGTGCCGGGCGCCCGTGCGGCGGGAGCCACCCAGAAGCTGCCCCTGCGGGGCTCGGGCGACAGCTGGGGCATGGCGGTGGAGGACAAGCCGGACCTGCCCAGGACCACCACCTTCGTGCGGCTGGTGACGCCCGGGTACTTCGCCACGGTCGGCATCCAGCTCATCGAGGGCCGTCTGCTGAGCAGCGACGACCGGGAGGGCTCGGAGCGCGTGGTGGTGGTCAACCAGGCGCTCGTCGCGAAGTACTTCGCCGGTGAGAGCGCCCTCGGGCGGCGCATCGCCACCGGCAGCGGCGAGTGGGCGCGCATCGTGGGAGTGGTGGAGAACGTGGCGGAGGCGGGCCTCACCGACGGCGCGGTGCCGGCACGCTACATGCCGTACGCGCAGATGACGGAGTACTCGCCGACGCGGCACGTCCTGGTCCTCCGCGCGCAGCCGGGCCGCGAGGCCGCGTCGATGCTCGAGGATGCCCGGAAGCAGGTCATCGCCGTCGCGCCCTCGGTGGCGGTGCAGCGCTCGACCACCATCGACGCGGTGCTCGCGCAGGCGCTCGGGCCCGCGCGGCAGGTGATGTCGGTCCTCGTGCTTCTGACGGCGCTGGCGGTGGTGCTCGGCGCGGTGGGGGTCTACGGCGTCACGGCGCACTTCGTCCGCCGGCGCCAGCGTGACCTGGGTATCTGCATCGCCCTGGGGCTGCGCCCCTCGCGCCTGGTGGCGCAGGTGGTGGGCCGGGGAGCGGCGCTGGTGCTGCTCGGGAGCGTGCTCGGCACCGTGGCGGCGCTCGCGCTGGCGCGGCTGCTCTCCTCGTTCCTGTACGGGGTGAGCGCGGTGGATCCGCTGTCGCTGATGGGCTCCATCCTGGCGCTCCTGACCGTTGGAGTCATCGCGGCGCTGGTGCCGGCGTGGCGTGCCAGCCGCCTCGATCCCGCCGCCGTGTTCCGCGAAGTGTAG
- a CDS encoding phytanoyl-CoA dioxygenase family protein: MAEISDVEVGRFIEEGFLRLDGAFPRELADECRAILWRDTGCDEGNPATWTKPVVRLNQYTQEPFRRAANTPRLHAAFDRLVGQGRWVPCGSLGTFPVRFPSPEDPGDAGWHIDAGFPGDNPGDFFSWRINVSSKGRALLMLFLFSDVGQDDAPTRIRVGSHLDIARLLEPEGDSGLTFMEVAGRLDSTVERPVAFASGEAGTVYLCHPFLVHAAQPHHGTRPRFMAQPPLLTRQAVQLHRDDGAYSPVERAIRLGLGRESPPRQGG; this comes from the coding sequence ATGGCTGAGATCTCGGATGTGGAGGTGGGTCGGTTCATCGAGGAGGGCTTTCTCCGCCTCGACGGCGCCTTTCCTCGTGAGCTGGCGGATGAGTGCCGCGCGATTCTCTGGCGCGACACGGGATGCGATGAGGGCAACCCGGCGACGTGGACGAAGCCCGTCGTCAGGTTGAACCAGTACACGCAGGAGCCGTTCCGCCGCGCTGCGAACACGCCTCGGCTTCACGCCGCCTTCGATCGGTTGGTAGGGCAGGGGCGCTGGGTGCCGTGCGGCAGCCTCGGCACGTTTCCGGTCCGCTTCCCGAGCCCCGAGGATCCGGGCGATGCCGGCTGGCACATCGACGCCGGCTTCCCAGGGGACAACCCGGGGGACTTCTTCTCCTGGCGCATCAACGTGTCCTCGAAGGGGCGCGCGTTGCTGATGCTCTTCCTGTTCTCCGACGTGGGGCAGGACGACGCGCCGACCCGCATCCGGGTGGGCTCTCACCTGGATATCGCCCGGCTCCTCGAGCCGGAGGGAGACAGCGGGCTGACGTTCATGGAGGTGGCCGGAAGGCTCGACTCGACGGTGGAGCGTCCGGTGGCGTTCGCCAGTGGCGAGGCTGGCACGGTCTACCTCTGCCATCCGTTTCTGGTCCACGCGGCCCAGCCGCATCACGGCACCCGGCCGCGCTTCATGGCCCAGCCGCCGCTGTTGACCAGGCAGGCGGTCCAGCTTCATCGCGACGACGGCGCCTACTCACCGGTGGAGCGCGCCATTCGCCTGGGACTCGGTCGCGAGAGCCCGCCCCGCCAAGGCGGCTGA
- a CDS encoding GFA family protein: MTTRKFTGSCHCGKVRFEADIDLSKGTVRCNCTICAKARAWAAMIKPSAFRLLSGQDALADYQRESKMGHYLFCKHCGIRPFATNNVEALGGEYVSVNIACLDDVTPEELGQVPIEYLDGRNDSWWNRPAVSSYL, translated from the coding sequence ATGACTACCCGCAAGTTCACCGGCAGCTGCCACTGCGGCAAGGTTCGCTTCGAGGCCGACATCGACCTGAGCAAGGGCACCGTCAGGTGCAATTGCACCATCTGCGCCAAGGCCCGCGCCTGGGCAGCGATGATCAAGCCGAGCGCCTTCCGGCTGCTCTCGGGGCAGGACGCGCTGGCCGACTACCAGCGAGAGTCGAAGATGGGGCACTACCTGTTCTGCAAGCACTGCGGGATTCGCCCCTTCGCCACCAACAACGTCGAGGCCCTGGGCGGCGAGTACGTCTCGGTGAACATCGCCTGCCTGGATGACGTGACGCCCGAGGAGCTCGGCCAGGTGCCCATCGAGTACCTGGACGGGCGCAACGACAGCTGGTGGAACCGCCCGGCCGTGAGCAGCTACCTCTGA